The Haloprofundus salinisoli region GCCGACCGCGAGCACGTGGAGGTTCCGGCGACCGGTCATCAGTTCCCGGACGTGGACGACGCCCGGGACGGTTCGGACCCTCGCGGCGATGGACTCCCGTTCGGCGACGGGCGCGTTACAGAGATAGAGGTTCGTCAGTCGTCCGTCGGCCCGCTCGAAGTCGACGTGCGCGTGGTATCCTTTGATGATGCCCGCGTCCTCCAACCGGGCGATTCGATTACGTATCGTCCCGGCTGAGACGCCCAGCCCCTCGGCGATGGCGGGCGCGGAGGTGTTCCGCGCGTCCGCCATCAGCGCGTGGATGACGCGACGGTCGACCTCGTCGAGTTGGAACGCTCCCTCCATTCTCACTCCGGTGCGCCGTCGAGAATCGCCACCCCGCTGGACGCGCCGATGCGCTCTGCGCCCGCGTCTATCATCGCCATCGCCTCCTCGTAACTGCCGACGCCGCCGCTGGCCTTCACGGGGAGATACTCGGACATCAGTTCGACGTCCTCGACCGTCGCGCCTCCGTCGGCGAAGCCGGTCGAGGTCTTCACGAACGCGGCGTCGGCCTCTTTGGCCGCCTCGCAGGCGCGGTGTTTCTCCCCGTCGGTCAGAAGCGCCGTCTCGATGATGACCTTCACCGGAATCGGCACCGCGGCGACCACTTCGGCGATATCGGCTTCGACTACCTCGTCCTCGCCGGCCTTCAGACGGCCGACGTTGATGACCATGTCCAACTCGTCGGCACCCTGTTCCCACGCGTCGACGGCCTCGGCGCGTTTCGCCTCCGTCGAGTGCTGGCCGTGCGGAAAGCCGACGACCGTCGCGAGCGTCACGTCCGGCGCGTACTCGGCCGCTTCGGCGACGTAACACGGCGGGATGCAGACGTTCATCCCGTACTCGACGGCGTCGTCGAGTACCGATTTCGCGTCGGCGACTGTCGTCTCCGGGCCGAGGACGGTGTGGTCGATGCGGGCGGCGAGTTCGCTTCGCTCCATGGCGGCCCCACGGCGGCAGGTGTTAAAATCCCGCCGGAGGTGGGGTGCTGCGCGTTCGCCGAGTGGGCCGGCCGCCGCGCGGTCCGACCGCCACCCGGAGCGTCGATAACCACCGGAGACGACAGCGATCCGAAGACGACAGCTACCCGGAGACAGTGACGTCGCCGTCTGCGTTCGGTAAGGCTTTCACGGCGGCCCGACACTCCTCGCCCCATGCAGGTGTTGCCCGAGGGGTTCGCGCTGCCGCCGTTGCCGTACCTCCTCGCGCTCGTCGTCGGTCTCGCCGCTGTCGGCTACGCGCTGTACCGTCGTCGGCCCACGCTCGCTGAGCGCCACGTGCTCGCGCTCGCACCGTGGATGGTGACCGGGTCGGCGCTCCACGTCGCTTACGCGTTGGGGACGCTCCCCGCCGCAATCGAACCGCTGATGGGGACGCCCTCGGTGTACCTCTCCGTCGCCGTCGTCGCCGGCGGCGTCTGGGTTGTCGCCGACGCGGCCGACAAACCGGTTCCCGTAACGCTGGCCGCGGCGGGTGTCGCCGCCGCGATTCCCGCCGTCTGGTTTCCCGTCGCGGCGGCGCTCTCGGTCGGGTCCTTTCAGCCGTTCTGGTCGACCGTCGCGCTCGTCGTCTCGCTCGCTCTCGGCGCGGCGGCGTGGGTCGCATTGAAAACCGTCCGCCCGGAGACGGCCCTCACCGGCTGGGCCGGCGCGCTCGCGGTGTTCGGCCACACGCTCGACGGCGTCTCGACGGCCGTCGGTCTCGATGTGCTCTCGTTCGGCGAACGGACGCCGCTGTCTCGGCTCATTTTCGAGTTCGCCGCCGAACTTCCGACGGCCGACCTCGTGGGGACGGGATGGCTGTTCGTCCTCGTGAAACTACTGTTGGCTGGGGTCGTCGTCTCGCTCATGGCCGCCTACGTCCGCGACGAACCTGGCGAGGGGTTTCTGCTCTTGACGCTCATCGCGGCGGTCGGCCTCGGCCCGGGCGTCCACAACCTCATTCTCTTCGCCGTCGCCTGACCCGGCGGCCTTCCGTTGCCGGCGCACGACCGCGTCGGGTGGCTTTTTCCCACCGGCGACCGAGAGTCGTCTCATGCCCCGCGTCATCTGCGCCGGTCACGTCAATTGGGACGTGACGCTCCGCGTCGACGACCTCCCCGAACCGGACGGCGAAGCGGCCATCGAAGCGCAGTCCGGCGCGGGCGGCGGTAGCGCCGCGAACGTCGCCGGCGGCCTCGCCGGGTTGGGTCTGGCCACCGACATCTTCGGGAGCGTCGGCGACGACGACCACGGCGCGGACGTCGAAGCGGAACTCGTCGACGCGGGCGTCGACTGCGCGATGCTGGTGCGGGCCGAGGGCTCGACCGCGGTGAAGTATCTCGTCGTCGCCGCCGACGGGCGGGTGATGGTCCTCGGGCGCGACGGCGTCAACGAAGCCTTTGCGGCTTCAGACCTCGTCCCGGAACGACTCGCCGCGGCCGACCACCTCCACCTGACGAGCCACGACCCCGAGACGGCCGCAACGCTGGTCGAACGCGCCCACGCGGTGGGAGTGCCGGTCAGTTTCGACCCGGGTCGGCGCGTCGGCGACCGGGGGTTCGAAGGCGCGCTCGACGGGGCCGACGTCGTGTTTCTCAACGACCGCGAGGCGGCGGCGGCGCTCGACACCGACCTCTCGCCGCGCGGCCGGACGCTCGTGCTGAAACACGGCCCGTGCGGCGCGGAGGTCCGTACCTCGACGGAGACGTACACGCATCCCGGCTTCACCGTCGACACCGTCGACACGACGGGTGCGGGCGACGCGTTCGCCGCCGGCTTTCTGGCGAGTCGACTTGACGGCGACGGCTACGACCGAGCGCTCGCCGTCGCTAACGCCTGTGGCGCGGTCGCCGCCTCGTCGGTGGGCGCGCGAACGGCGCTCGACTGGGAGACGGTCGGCCGACTGCTCGACGGGGACTGAGATGCTCCGGAACTCCTATCAGACGTTTCGATAGTCTCCCGCACGTTTATACGACTGCACGGACTTTTCCGGGTAATGCTCGTCGACATCGCCCTCGACACGGCGGCGGCGCAGAGCATCGCGTCGCTGATCCGCCTCGCGCTGGGTGCGCTGGCGGGTCTCGTCGCGGCCGTCGTCATGGGTGTGCCGATGGGTCGACAGGAGGGCGGCTTTACGCCCGCCTACGTCACCGCCTCGGTGTTACGCCGAACGACGCCCGACGAGGTGAGTTTCCGTGACGCCACCGTCGTCCACCACGGCGCGGGGACGCTCGCGGGCGTACTCTACGCGCTCGTGCTGACGCTCGGCGAGGCAGTCGCCCCCAGTGTAGGGACGCTCGGCGGTGTCGACCTCTTGTTGCATCTGGTCGCCGTGGGTCTCGTCGTCGGGTTCATCTACGGGTTCTTCGCCTACGTCGTCCTCCCGCGCGCCGGGGGTAGCGGCATCTACGAAGAGCAGTCGACGGCGGTTCGCGGGCAGTGGCTCCGTTCCTCGCTCGTCTTCGGGGCGGCGTTAGCCGTGGTCGCGCCGTTTCTTTTCGCCTTCGCGTGACGCTCACTCCTCGGGCGGGAACGGCAGAGTTCCGTCGCCCTCGCGGCGCATCACGTCGCGGACGAACAGCCGAACCCCGTCGACGAGGTTCGCCTCGTCGTCGTACGCCCGGACCGTCGCATCCCACCGGTCGGCGACGGCGCGAATCATCGCACTCCGCACGCCCGCTTCGTGGACGAACAGCACCCGCTCGCGCTCGTGGTCGGACATATCCTCCAGCACCGCCCCGACTTCGATGCCGACGCCGAGATTCCGGCCGTCGCCGGGGACGACGAAGACGACGGCGTTGCTGGCGCGGGCGAAGCGAAGCGACTGCGTCCCGGCGTCCATCTCCTCTAAGTCGATGTCGACGTCGGTGGCGAGAAAAGCGTTGAATCCCACGCCCCGAAGGTCGTCGCGGAGGCGTTCGAGGAAGGCGAACATCTCGGTGTTCTCCCCGCGGTGGGTCTTGTACGGCCCCATGAGATAGACGAGAAAGCGCCGATACTTCGTCGGTGGGAGGGTGTCGAGGAGGTGGTCACGCATCTTTGGCAGTGGTTCTCGGAGCGAGGGTATAAAAATGACGGATGTTTCAATGAACGCTGACTCAAGAAGTGTTATGTACCGTGAAGCGCTACTTAGGAACAGTAAGTGGTCGCCATGTCCAAAGCCGAACATCCCGACATCCCCGAACTCCCCGAGGACGGCGTCCTCGCGCTGAGCGAGTACCTCGCCATGCAGCGCGCAATCGGCGAAGAGACGCGCTACCGCGTGCTCGCCGAACTGCTCCGTGAAGGCGAACTGAGCGCGAGCGAGTTAGCAGAGCGCCTCGACAGCCCCTCGAACCGCCTGCACTACCACCTCGACAGACTCGTCGACGTCGGGTTGGTGGCGAATCGAAAGCGCCGCGAGCGCGGAAAAGACGGCCTCTACTCGTACTACGCGGCGACGGCGCTCGGCGAGGCCATCATGACCCACGGCGTGAGCGAACTCATCGCCGAAGAGCGCGACCTGCTGCAGCGGTACGGGTAGAGCGAGCGCCCGAGGCGACACGGGAGACCAATCAGTTTTTCCCGACTACCCGTGACCCTCGGATATGGCAAAACAGCCGCACCTGCTCGTCGAGGAGGGAGACGTACACGACATCGCGCTCATCCCCGGCGACCCGGGCCGAGTCGACCGAATCGCAAAGCAGTGCGAGAACGTCGAGGAAGTCTCGCAGAACCGCGAGTACAAAATCGTCAACGCCGAGTACGACGGCGTTTCGCTCACCATCTGCTCGACCGGTATCGGCTGTCCGTCCGCCGCCATCGCCGTCGAGGAACTCTCGCGCGTCGGCGTCGACACGGTGATTCGCGTCGGCACCATCGGCGCGCTGCAGGAGCACGTCGAAATCGGCGACATGATCGTTGCGACCGGTGCGGCCAAAGAAGAGGGTACCTCGAAGCGCTACGAGTCCGAAGTGTACCCGGCGGTACCGGACTACGGGATTCTGACGGCGCTCGTCGATTCCGCGGAAGCCAACGACGAAGACGTTCATGTCGGCCCCATCGTCTCCGACGACGCGTTCTACAACGAGTCCGACGAGTACGTCGAAGAGTGGAACGCGGCGAACCTACTCGCCATCGAGATGGAGGCGGCGACCGTCTTCGCGCTCGCGCGCCGCAAGGGGATGCGCGCGGGAGCCATCTGCACCGTCGACGGCAACCTCGTGAAGGGGACCCAGAAGGGCGCGGACTCCGACGAGGAACTGCCAGAGAAGGCGAAGAACAACGTCGAACGAGCCATCGCCATCACGCTGGATGCGGTCACGACAGTCGCCTGAGAGCGCCGACTGCTCGACCGGGTGGTGACGCGCGTCGGTAACCTCTTTCGCCGCATCCGTCGGATCGAGCGCCGCGAACTCGCGTCGCCCGCCCGGAGGTCGAATCGCTTATCAGCGCCAACGCCCGGGCGTACGACCCCGTTATCATCGGCTCCAGCGGCGACCGAAGCGCCGCCTCGCGCTTTCTCTCCCCGCCGACGTTCGAGCGACTCGAATCGCCGGACTGTGACCTCGCAGTCGTCGACCGCGGACCTCACCTGACCGGGCTCAGGAGAGGGCTGCCCCGCCGTCTCAGCGCTCCAACGAGCGGTCGCGGAGCAGTCGTTCCGCGACGTCTTCGATGCCTTGTCCACCGAGGGCCGACGCCGCCAGCAGGTGACCGCCGAGCGCCGCGGGGCTGATGACTGTGTTCGCACCCGCTCGTTTCAGTTTCTGGACGTTGCCCCGGAGCGTCGCGGCGGCGATGATGGGGACCTCGGGGTTCAACTGCCGCGCAGTGAGAATCGAGAGCGCGTCCTGCGCGTCGTCGTTGGTGGCGACGACGACGGCGCGGGCATCCTCGACGCGGGCACGCCTCTGCGGGTCGTCGTCGCTCGGGTCGGCAGTGAGCACGTGAATGCCGCGGTCGGTCAGTTCCTGGGCGCGATCGCTGTCGCGGGTGACGACGAGGTACTCTGCCTCGTCGCGCAGTTCTTCGAGAATCGGTTCGGTCAGGTCCCCGTAGCCGAGGACGAGGATGTGGTCTTCCAAGAGCGAGAGCTGTGTGTCTGTCATGCGTCCGAGTGTTTTGGCGAGTCGAGCCTCGATGGCCGGCGTCAGGAGCGTCCCGAGGGCGACGGCGAAACTCGCCGTCCCGGTGAGAAGCACCGACATAGCGAACAGTTTCCCCGCTTGGCTGGCCGGCGTCACGTCGCCGTAACCGACGGTGCTGGCGGTGACGAGCGTGAAGTAGAACGCGTCGACGACGGTGTCGACGGTTCCGAACTCGTCGCGCAGCACGTACGTACCGACCGTGCCGTACACTTGCGCGAGGCCGATGGCTGCCAGCGCCGCCTGCTGAGTCGCGGTGAGTTCGGCGTGCTCTCTGAAGTGCCGGTGGTTCAACGAGACGACGAACAACGCCAGAATAGAGAGCACTACCAGCGGATACGCGAGCGGACTCGACTGAAGCAGTCCCTGTGCGGCCGACAACGGCAGTAGTAGCATCGCCGCGTACCAGCCGAGCCGAAAGCCGCGGCGGAGCGCGTAGACGCTCGCCAACAGCAGAAAGCCGGTAAACGCCCCGGTGAACCCGGCGGTTTGCTGGACGAACGGCGGAACGTACGCGGCGAGCGGACCGGTGACGCTCGGGACGTCGAGGCCGGGAATGCCGAATCCGGCGACGCCGGTGATAATCGACAGCATCGCCGCCGCGGACGCCAGTCCGACGGCGAGCCGCGGCCCGACCAGTTTCCGGTTCACCTCCATACCTCCGGGTTCGGCGACAGCGACACATAAATTCGTCCGAAGTCCGCCCGCGGCCCTCGTCGGACCTCCGGGTGACCGTCCGAATCGGCGGGTCGTCCGGGTCGCCCGAGACGACGTCCTCCGGGTTCGGTAGACGTTTATTCGGTCCGCCTGTGGCGACGCTATGGTGCAGTCGATACCGGTCGAGATTCTGCGAGGCCTCTACCTCGGCGTCCTCACGGGTATCATCCCCGCGCTCGTCTCCGCTGGGCTCGGCTTCGTCTTCAAGTACTTCACCGGCGTCTCCATCCCCGGGTTCGGTGTCGTCGTGTTCGCGCTGGCCATCGCGGGAGCCAACGGCGGCCTGTTGGCGCTCGGCGACGCCAGTCTCACCGACGGACAACACGGCGTCGCGCTCACCGTCGCCATCCTCGTCGTGCTGATGCTGTCGCTGTACGCGCACGCACAGGGCGACAAACTCGGCGGCACGCTCCCGAAGCGAATCACCTTCAAGTCGCTCCGCGAGCGGACGCTCTCGGGTGAGGTGGTCGAACTCGTCGGCGGCCGGCGTCGGGTGACGGTGACCGTCGCCGGCGAGGTCGACGACATCGAAGGGTATCCACCGCTTCCTCCGGCGCTCCGCACGGAGCTGCGAGAGGGCGAGTGGGAGTTCCCGGCAGACGTCCCGCTTTCGGAACTGGAAACTCGACTCGCCGAACGACTTCGGACCGACTACGGCCTCGCGGAGGCCACAGTGTCGCTCGACGAACGGGCCCGCGCGACGCTCGCGGCTGCCCCGCCGGTCGGCAGCCTCTCGAAGCGCCTCTCGCCGGGCCAGCGCGCCGTCTCCGTCGAGACGCTCGTCCCGACGGGCGTCGCCCGCGGGGAGTCGGTGACGCTCCGGACGGCCGACCGGAGCGTCGACGGAACGGTCGTCGCGGTGAGAGCCGCTGAACCGACGGCGTCGAGTTCGCCGACGCCCGACACCGACGACGACGCCGAATCCGACGAGAGCGAGGACGAGGAGAAACCGACGGTCGCCCCCGCGGCCCCCGTCGCCGCCGGCGGCGAGGGTCGCCTGACGGTCGCCGTCGACCGGCCCGGCGCGGAGGCGTTGCTGTCGGCTGACGCGCCGCAGGTGGTCGTTCGCTCGCGCGGGACCCGCCGCGAGTTCGAGTTGACGAGGCTGCTGCGCCAGGCGGGTCGGCGCGTCCAGCGACTGTCGATTCGCGCCGACAGCGCGCTCGACGGAACGACGCTCGGCGACGCGAGCGTCCGCGACGCCTACGACGTGGCCGTCCTCGCGGTTCGCCGCGACCGCTGGCGGTTCGCCCCGCGCGGCGACACTCGACTGGCGGCGGGCGACGAGCTGTTCGTCGTCGGCTCGCCCGCCGCGCTGGCGTCGCTCGAGGAGGTGGTCGCGTGAGAGGAGATCTCTCGGCGGTCGACGCGTTCGTCTGGCTGCAGACGGGGACGCCGAACGAACCGCTCGGTACCGAAACCGGCTTGCTCGGCGACGCGTTCTACATTCTCGGCCTCGCGTTCGCCGCCGCCGCCGTCGCCGCCGTCGGGGTGTTCGGCTACCGCTGGTACTTCCGAGAGCGCCCGCCTCGGGGCCTCACCGTCCTGCTCGGCCTCTCGGCGGTCGTCCTCTACCTCAACACGGCCAAACTGAGCGACTTCGCCGCCGGCGGCAACGGCAGTGACGACCTGTTTCTGGTCGGTAACGTGCTGTTCAACCTCGGCGCG contains the following coding sequences:
- the deoC gene encoding deoxyribose-phosphate aldolase, which translates into the protein MERSELAARIDHTVLGPETTVADAKSVLDDAVEYGMNVCIPPCYVAEAAEYAPDVTLATVVGFPHGQHSTEAKRAEAVDAWEQGADELDMVINVGRLKAGEDEVVEADIAEVVAAVPIPVKVIIETALLTDGEKHRACEAAKEADAAFVKTSTGFADGGATVEDVELMSEYLPVKASGGVGSYEEAMAMIDAGAERIGASSGVAILDGAPE
- a CDS encoding DUF63 family protein, which translates into the protein MQVLPEGFALPPLPYLLALVVGLAAVGYALYRRRPTLAERHVLALAPWMVTGSALHVAYALGTLPAAIEPLMGTPSVYLSVAVVAGGVWVVADAADKPVPVTLAAAGVAAAIPAVWFPVAAALSVGSFQPFWSTVALVVSLALGAAAWVALKTVRPETALTGWAGALAVFGHTLDGVSTAVGLDVLSFGERTPLSRLIFEFAAELPTADLVGTGWLFVLVKLLLAGVVVSLMAAYVRDEPGEGFLLLTLIAAVGLGPGVHNLILFAVA
- a CDS encoding carbohydrate kinase family protein, producing MPRVICAGHVNWDVTLRVDDLPEPDGEAAIEAQSGAGGGSAANVAGGLAGLGLATDIFGSVGDDDHGADVEAELVDAGVDCAMLVRAEGSTAVKYLVVAADGRVMVLGRDGVNEAFAASDLVPERLAAADHLHLTSHDPETAATLVERAHAVGVPVSFDPGRRVGDRGFEGALDGADVVFLNDREAAAALDTDLSPRGRTLVLKHGPCGAEVRTSTETYTHPGFTVDTVDTTGAGDAFAAGFLASRLDGDGYDRALAVANACGAVAASSVGARTALDWETVGRLLDGD
- a CDS encoding DUF7509 family protein — protein: MRDHLLDTLPPTKYRRFLVYLMGPYKTHRGENTEMFAFLERLRDDLRGVGFNAFLATDVDIDLEEMDAGTQSLRFARASNAVVFVVPGDGRNLGVGIEVGAVLEDMSDHERERVLFVHEAGVRSAMIRAVADRWDATVRAYDDEANLVDGVRLFVRDVMRREGDGTLPFPPEE
- a CDS encoding ArsR/SmtB family transcription factor; the protein is MSKAEHPDIPELPEDGVLALSEYLAMQRAIGEETRYRVLAELLREGELSASELAERLDSPSNRLHYHLDRLVDVGLVANRKRRERGKDGLYSYYAATALGEAIMTHGVSELIAEERDLLQRYG
- a CDS encoding nucleoside phosphorylase, translating into MAKQPHLLVEEGDVHDIALIPGDPGRVDRIAKQCENVEEVSQNREYKIVNAEYDGVSLTICSTGIGCPSAAIAVEELSRVGVDTVIRVGTIGALQEHVEIGDMIVATGAAKEEGTSKRYESEVYPAVPDYGILTALVDSAEANDEDVHVGPIVSDDAFYNESDEYVEEWNAANLLAIEMEAATVFALARRKGMRAGAICTVDGNLVKGTQKGADSDEELPEKAKNNVERAIAITLDAVTTVA
- a CDS encoding NAD-binding protein — protein: MEVNRKLVGPRLAVGLASAAAMLSIITGVAGFGIPGLDVPSVTGPLAAYVPPFVQQTAGFTGAFTGFLLLASVYALRRGFRLGWYAAMLLLPLSAAQGLLQSSPLAYPLVVLSILALFVVSLNHRHFREHAELTATQQAALAAIGLAQVYGTVGTYVLRDEFGTVDTVVDAFYFTLVTASTVGYGDVTPASQAGKLFAMSVLLTGTASFAVALGTLLTPAIEARLAKTLGRMTDTQLSLLEDHILVLGYGDLTEPILEELRDEAEYLVVTRDSDRAQELTDRGIHVLTADPSDDDPQRRARVEDARAVVVATNDDAQDALSILTARQLNPEVPIIAAATLRGNVQKLKRAGANTVISPAALGGHLLAASALGGQGIEDVAERLLRDRSLER
- a CDS encoding potassium channel family protein — encoded protein: MVQSIPVEILRGLYLGVLTGIIPALVSAGLGFVFKYFTGVSIPGFGVVVFALAIAGANGGLLALGDASLTDGQHGVALTVAILVVLMLSLYAHAQGDKLGGTLPKRITFKSLRERTLSGEVVELVGGRRRVTVTVAGEVDDIEGYPPLPPALRTELREGEWEFPADVPLSELETRLAERLRTDYGLAEATVSLDERARATLAAAPPVGSLSKRLSPGQRAVSVETLVPTGVARGESVTLRTADRSVDGTVVAVRAAEPTASSSPTPDTDDDAESDESEDEEKPTVAPAAPVAAGGEGRLTVAVDRPGAEALLSADAPQVVVRSRGTRREFELTRLLRQAGRRVQRLSIRADSALDGTTLGDASVRDAYDVAVLAVRRDRWRFAPRGDTRLAAGDELFVVGSPAALASLEEVVA